The following are encoded together in the Anopheles nili chromosome 3, idAnoNiliSN_F5_01, whole genome shotgun sequence genome:
- the LOC128724982 gene encoding uncharacterized protein LOC128724982 → MVQYTLVFLFTAFISVYGASYAEYDLIKSDICYERRIALFAKIDTLLDSRKQIKTLNEFQQGAIYEQVWNSSSFKRYSECKFTLQSQVGTGLYLIIRKLNLRRDPKGNCIDLVSIKQSSGKKSRFCYTPEDVPRKFFDKNNLKISIKLDSFVPLPSVEDMLQIQMVATQTRECTSSKDELQCESYSSYSCIHKSFVNDGVINCPNCTDEPSCSLVPAEVVVSNQNIALTAFVSLLTTATVFGTCLMCLYKNRQSMPLCSSGYNSGSGTDIGSRGGTRPSAPPLALDEKDLPPSYDALFPTAAVASSSAGPTTVSTATSPTIPKTCLDRESDTST, encoded by the exons ATGGTACAATATACGTTGGTTTTTCTCTTCACGGCGTTCATCAGCGTGTATGGCGCGAGCTACGCGGAAT ACGATTTAATAAAATCCGACATATGCTATGAACGCCGGATCGCGCTGTTTGCCAAAATCGACACACTGCTAGACTcgcgaaagcaaataaaaactttGAACGAATTCCAGCAGGGTGCCATCTACGAGCAGGTTTGGAACTCGTCCTCCTTCAAGCGCTATAGCGAATGTAAATTCACCCTGCAGTCCCAAGTAGGCACGGGGCTATATTTGATCATACGCAAGTTGAATCTACGACGGGACCCGAAAGGAAACTGCATCGATTTAGTCTCGATTAAGCAGAGTTCCGGCAAAAAGTCACGTTTCTGCTACACACCAGAAGATGTGCCAAGAAAATTTTTCGACAAAAACAATTTGAAGATTTCCATCAAGCTGGACTCGTTCGTTCCGCTACCGAGCGTGGAAGATATGCTACAAATACAGATGGTGGCCACGCAGACCAGAGAGTGCACTTCCAGCAAGGACGAGCTGCAATGCGAGAGTTACTCTTCGTATTCCTGCATCCACAAATCGTTCGTCAACGACGGTGTGATAAACTGTCCCAATTGCACGGACGAGCCAAGTTGTTCCCTAGTGCCAGCCGAAGTCGTCGTGAGCAACCAAAATATTGCCCTCACAGCATTTGTTTCCCTCCTGACGACGGCAACTGTATTCGGCACGTGTCTAATGTGCCTTTATAAAAACAGGCAAAGCATGCCTCTGTGCAGTAGCGGATACAACAGTGGCAGTGGAACGGACATTGGCAGTCGAGGTGGCACACGGCCGTCAGCACCGCCATTAGCGTTGGATGAGAAGGATCTGCCGCCCAGCTACGACGCCCTGTTTCCTACCGCCGCAGTTGCCTCCAGCTCCGCTGGGCCCACAACAGTTTCGACGGCCACCTCGCCGACCATACCGAAGACCTGCCTGGACCGGGAATCGGACACGTCGACGTAA
- the LOC128726177 gene encoding solute carrier family 25 member 35-like, translating to MDGTDFLLGGIGSMGATLITNPLEVVKTRMQLQGELAAKGTYHKPYRSVVDAFVTIAKKDGYAALQKGLAPSLCFQFILNSCRLGIYNTANEHGWTKQRNGNQSILKSAFWGATGGFVGSALASPFFMLRTHLQSQAKAEIAVGYQHQHTGMVSAMKDIFKKHGIQGLYRGVAVTMPRALLGSGGQLAAFGYTKDCLLRYPIVSNQSDTFVSTVAGAVGGTVMAITMTPPDVIATRLYNQGVDAKGKGIYYNGVVDCFIKILKSEGVAGLYKGFWPHYMRIGPHATLVLLFFDELKSIRRKYYAKNQV from the exons ATGGACGGGACTGATTTCCTGCTCGGTGGAATTGGCTCTATGGGTGCCACGCTGATAACTAACCCTTTGGAG GTCGTCAAAACGAGAATGCAACTGCAAGGTGAGTTAGCTGCTAAAGGAACCTACCATAAGCCCTATCGCAGCGTGGTGGACGCTTTTGTGACGATTGCTAAAAAGGACGGATACGCAGCGCTCCAGAAAGGCCTAGCGCCGTCATTGTGCTTCCAGTTTATTCTAAACTCGTGCAG ATTAGGCATATACAACACGGCCAATGAGCACGGATGGACGAAACAGAGGAATGGCAATCAGTCCATTCTAAAAAGCGCCTTCTGGGGAGCAACGGGAGGGTTCGTTGGATCAGCTTTGGCAAGCCCCTTCTTCATG CTACGCACTCATCTTCAGTCGCAGGCAAAGGCTGAAATTGCCGTTGGCTATCAGCATCAGCATACGGGAATGGTTAGCGCGATGAAGGATATTTTCAAAAAGCACGGCATCCAGGGGCTGTATCGTGGTGTCGCGGTGACAATGCCAAGGGCTCTGCTTGGAAGTGGAGGTCAATTGGCCGCATTCGGATATACCAAAGATTGTCTGTTACGTTACCCAATCGTTTCGAATCAAAGCGACACATTCGTATCGACGGTTGCAGGAGCGGTTGGAGGAACGGTGATGGCCATCACAATGACACCACCGGACGTGATAGCGACAAGACTGTACAATCAAGGAGTAGATGCCAAGGGCAAGGGCATATACTACAACGGCGTGGTGgattgttttataaaaatcCTGAAATCGGAAGGCGTCGCCGGTCTCTATAAGGGCTTTTGGCCGCATTACATGCGGATCGGCCCACACGCAACGTTAGTGCTACTTTTTTTTGATGAGCTTAAATCGATTCGAAGGAAATATTACGCAAAGAACCAGGTTTAG
- the LOC128723414 gene encoding solute carrier family 2, facilitated glucose transporter member 3-like, which yields MDLTLPETGWTPQLVALGVITTFGASIPVGFSIGVINAPSEFIKHWCNGTIHRNYDVHLSDSALNAIIAVTISIALIGGVIGSLQGAYLADRYGRKKSFLFCAVLLTVGAICFLSCRAASSVELLLLGRLLVGLASGLTTGVIPMYLAEVSPIKLRGAMGVLCPLGLTTGVVIGQVASLEQVFGTDELWHYALGCYVVLNLFCYAFYCWIPESPKYLYSVKGDQAGSLRAIRKLFGRHAIGDDYIKLQMECANGQNGSSSNGQHPEDGQPPASRSLCSVLQDSTLTLPLVLVCALQGGQQLSGINAVFFYSVSIFESVGFSSTAAKFANLGVGCLNLFVSLFAPLLMARCNRRSLCVLSCSSCAVILFLLTLSIYFIETIEWFSYLCIGTILLYIIFYQFGLGPIPFFIGSELFELGPRPTAMALGSLSSWGCNFIVGMAFPTLQGIWGAFVFLPFSITCVLLTILVQLYLPETRGKEITEVVQKVSHGFRSKVK from the exons ATGGATCTTACTTTACCG GAAACAGGATGGACACCCCAGCTGGTAGCTTTGGGTGTGATAACAACGTTTGGTGCATCGATACCAGTAGGTTTCAGTATAGGCGTTATAAATGCACCATCTGAATTCATTAAACACTGGTGCAATGGCACGATTCATCGAAACTACGACGTTCATCTATCGGATTCTGCCTTAAATGCTATCATTGCTGTGACGATCTCAATTGCCTTGATCGGTGGTGTGATTGGATCGTTGCAAGGGGCATATTTAGCGGATAGATATGGAAG aaaaaaatcattcttgTTCTGCGCGGTCCTGCTTACGGTAGGTGCGATATGTTTCCTATCGTGTCGTGCTGCATCATCGGTGGAGTTGCTGCTTTTGGGAAGACTTCTGGTTGGTTTGGCGTCAGGTTTAACAACTGGTGTGATCCCGATGTACCTAGCCGAAGTATCTCCAATAAAACTCCGCGGTGCCATGGGTGTATTGTGTCCGCTGGGACTCACAACTGGGGTCGTTATTGGGCAGGTGGCAAGTCTCGAACAGGTTTTTGGAACTGACGAGCTCTGGCATTACGCCCTCGGCTGCTACGTGGTGTTAAATCTTTTCTGTTACGCATTTTACTGCTGGATTCCGGAGAGCCCGAAATATTTGTACAGCGTGAAAGGCGACCAGGCTGGATCCTTGCGTGCCATCCGGAAACTGTTCGGACGCCATGCAATTGGTGATGATTACATAAAACTGCAGATGGAATGCGCGAATGGCCAGAACGGTAGCTCGAGCAATGGGCAACATCCAGAGGATGGCCAACCACCGGCAAGCCGTTCGTTATGTTCGGTTCTGCAGGATTCAACACTCACATTACCGCTTGTGCTTGTCTGTGCACTTCAAGGAGGCCAGCAACTTTCAGGAATTAATGCC GTGTTCTTTTACTCGGTGTCTATTTTCGAATCAGTGGGCTTTAGCTCGACAGCCGCCAAGTTCGCCAATCTAGGAGTTGgatgtttgaatttgtttgtttcattatttgcACCGTTACTGATGGCACGCTGCAATCGCCGAAGTCTATGTGTGCTGTCGTGTTCCAGTTGTGCAGTCATTCTGTTCCTTCTTACATTATCCATATATTTTATC GAAACTATCGAATGGTTTTCATACTTATGTATAGGAACCATCCTTCTCTACATCATTTTCTACCAATTCGGACTCGGTCCTATTCCATTCTTTATCGGATCAG AACTCTTTGAGCTTGGTCCACGCCCGACGGCCATGGCACTGGGTAGTCTTTCTTCGTGGGGATGCAACTTTATTGTCGGCATGGCCTTTCCAACTCTACAAGGCATTTGGGGTGCCTTTGTGTttctgccattttccattaCGTGTGTTTTATTGACAATTTTAGTTCAGCTTTACTTACCAGAAACCAGGGGTAAAGAAATTACCGAAGTTGTACAGAAGGTATCGCATGGTTTTCGTTCTAAAGTTAAATAG
- the LOC128723645 gene encoding solute carrier family 2, facilitated glucose transporter member 3-like, which yields MSPSDHEEASVLYSSERGPKIVPNVNANVRKDTRWTFWLITAGVSTTFGAAVPTGYNIGVINAPANVIKSWCNETIFETYGTVFTERNLETFWSAVVSIFLIGGVIGSLGGAWVADRLGRKRSFLLCGFLLVVGGLCFQFCKAIGSVELLMIGRIVVGLAAGLTTTTVPMYLTELAPLGLRGALGVFCSMGVTGGVVVGQVMSLEEVFGTEDHWQFALSFYVILVVAFFVPYHWLPESPKYLFVIRRRQDEAVNELKRVAGRKVRDEYVREQIDAMRRECTPENDEETGRESDSTIDKPKERSILSVLRDPTLMLPLILVCALQGGQQLSGINAVFFYSVSIFESVGLSSTDAKFANLGAGCLNLFVAFFSPILMAKFNRRFLALLSCGMCAIFLFCLTFIVYFIDDVEWFSYASIVAILMYILFYQIGLGPIPYFIGSELFEVGPRPAAMAMGSIASWGCNFLVAMLFTTLQGAWGAFVFLPFTITCVALTLLLKVYLPETRGKHISQIVPLVAKGFSSKPLVP from the exons GATACGCGATGGACATTTTGGCTCATCACGGCAGGTGTTTCGACTACCTTTGGCGCAGCAGTACCGACCGGCTACAATATAGGCGTTATAAATGCTCCGGCAAAT GTTATCAAAAGCTGGTGCAATGAAACCATTTTTGAAACGTATGGCACCGTGTTTACGGAAAGAAATTTGGAAACATTCTGGTCCGCTGTTGTGTCCATTTTCTTAATCGGAGGCGTAATAGGGTCGTTAGGTGGTGCGTGGGTTGCCGATCGACTTGGAAG AAAGCGTTCATTTCTTCTATGTGGCTTCCTGCTTGTCGTAGGCGGACTCTGCTTCCAGTTCTGCAAAGCGATCGGATCGGTTGAACTGCTGATGATCGGTCGAATAGTAGTGGGTCTTGCGGCCGGTCTTACGACGACTACAGTCCCAATGTATTTGACGGAGCTGGCTCCACTAGGACTGCGCGGTGCCCTGGGCGTATTTTGCTCAATGGGTGTCACCGGTGGAGTCGTAGTCGGTCAGGTTATGAGCCTCGAGGAGGTGTTCGGCACCGAGGATCACTGGCAGTTTGCGCTCAGCTTCTACGTCATACTGGTCGTAGCGTTTTTCGTACCCTATCACTGGCTGCCAGAAAGCCCAAAATATCTTTTCGTCATTCGACGGCGCCAGGATGAAGCGGTGAACGAGTTGAAGCGCGTAGCTGGCCGCAAAGTCCGTGACGAGTACGTCCGGGAACAGATCGACGCCATGCGAAGAGAATGTACCCCGGAGAACGACGAAGAAACCGGCAGGGAGAGCGATAGTACGATCGACAAACCAAAGGAACGATCTATTTTGTCCGTGCTCAGGGATCCAACGTTAATGCTTCCGCTAATATTAGTGTGTGCCTTACAAGGAGGCCAGCAGCTGTCCGGCATCAATGCG GTGTTCTTCTACTCCGTATCCATATTCGAATCCGTAGGTTTAAGCTCGACAGATGCCAAGTTTGCGAACCTCGGCGCCGGATGCCTTAACTTATTCGTGGCGTTCTTCAGTCCAATCTTGATGGCAAAATTCAATCGCCGCTTCCTCGCACTTTTATCCTGTGGCATGTGTGCAATATTTCTTTTCTGTCTCACGTTCATCGTGTACTTCATT GACGACGTCGAGTGGTTCTCTTACGCGAGCATCGTTGCCATTCTGATGTACATTCTGTTTTACCAGATCGGCCTTGGACCGATTCCTTACTTTATTGGCTCCG AACTGTTCGAAGTCGGTCCACGGCCAGCAGCGATGGCCATGGGTAGCATAGCCTCCTGGGGATGCAACTTCCTCGTGGCTATGCTGTTTACCACCCTTCAAGGCGCGTGGGGTGCGTTCGTGTTCCTTCCCTTCACCATCACGTGTGTCGCCCTTACACTCCTACTGAAGGTGTACCTGCCTGAGACCCGCGGCAAACATATCTCGCAGATTGTACCGCTCGTCGCTAAAGGATTCAGCTCCAAGCCGCTAGTGCCTTAA